The following coding sequences lie in one Prochlorococcus marinus XMU1419 genomic window:
- a CDS encoding M15 family metallopeptidase translates to MKIWNKIPIKDNGDKLIAIPGCLKFLDPHPYSHLGAPYKDKTSIWKLREEVVNRLVKVNDYLISKSSFNLLIYDSWRPLEVQEFMFKRAFLLECEKSNMNISFENIKSYPSILKKVEKFWAYPSYDTRCPPPHSTGGALDVCLSDKDGNLVEMGSMVDQMDETSNPYFYANIKNEDAIIWNGRRNLLREIMTKFGFAQHPNEWWHFSYGDQLWAWKNKKANALYGKI, encoded by the coding sequence TTGAAAATTTGGAATAAAATACCAATTAAAGATAATGGAGATAAATTAATAGCTATACCTGGCTGCCTAAAGTTTTTAGATCCCCATCCTTACTCTCATTTGGGAGCACCTTATAAAGATAAAACTTCTATTTGGAAATTAAGAGAGGAGGTCGTAAATAGATTAGTAAAAGTAAATGATTATTTGATATCAAAGAGTAGTTTTAACCTTTTAATTTATGACAGTTGGCGACCTTTAGAAGTCCAGGAATTTATGTTTAAAAGAGCATTTTTATTAGAGTGTGAAAAATCCAATATGAATATTTCTTTTGAAAATATAAAATCTTATCCATCCATTTTAAAAAAAGTTGAAAAATTTTGGGCATATCCTTCTTATGACACTAGGTGTCCTCCCCCTCATTCAACTGGGGGTGCATTGGATGTTTGTTTATCAGATAAAGACGGAAATCTTGTTGAAATGGGAAGCATGGTTGATCAAATGGATGAGACCTCAAATCCTTATTTTTATGCAAACATAAAGAATGAAGACGCAATTATTTGGAATGGTAGAAGAAATTTATTAAGGGAAATTATGACTAAATTCGGATTTGCTCAACATCCTAATGAATGGTGGCATTTTAGTTATGGTGATCAATTATGGGCTTGGAAAAATAAAAAAGCAAATGCCCTTTATGGAAAAATTTAA
- the recG gene encoding ATP-dependent DNA helicase RecG, whose amino-acid sequence MTISGNKNKLIKDWIRPLQKSLTIETENKFINTLGREKYFNDYLHESLKKLDNLNLSDEYLRIFYEFSKKYNEYNKLDENQRKRLIIDTRKNLYKLSKTLEKESSNNISNNVFLNKADSNLSFNSDISLIKNVGKVYTNKLNELGIFHIKDLINYFPRTYLDYTNRVKIINLKPDNLYTCIGNVKRFYIHKSKKNNNLSIMNILVSDETSSIKVTKFFLGRRFRSYSFFTSQKSLYTPGTKLAISGKVKLTEYGKTFVDPQIEILKDNNDNFNFSGKILPLYSIGETLSNMSFIKLMKKVLIYAKQYPEILNKKQLDSLSLLSKGESLINIHFPPTQQALIESKKRLVFDELFLLQIKFLLRKRKTNKNVISRKLPQKKSLLKEFLNTFPFELTKSQENVLNEIKKDLSRPVPMSRLLQGDVGSGKTIIAIASLLLVVEKNLQGAFMVPTEVLAEQHYKNLLKFLNPLLVSVELLTGNTPQKKRKEIFSNLNNGLVDILVGTHALFEDKVIFNALGMVVIDEQHRFGVTQRNRLLNKGENTNLLSMTATPIPRTLALSIYGDLDVSQITELPPGRVPITTKIISEDDLTNLFKIVEDEINKGKQAYVILPLIEDSEKMNLSSAKKTFKHLSEEVFFNKKVGLLHGKLSSQEKNEVINSFLKNEINILVSTTVIEVGIDVPNATIMIIYNSERFGLSQLHQLRGRVGRGSTKSFCYLVTPDKHGLENKRLRVLQKSNDGFYIAEKDLELRGPGQILGYRQSGLPDFVLDNLPNNKFLIDKAREEANKIVSDDPDLKENIVLRNILVDNSDNKFIHDFLN is encoded by the coding sequence CAAATTCATTAATACTTTAGGAAGAGAAAAATATTTTAATGATTATTTGCATGAATCATTAAAAAAACTAGATAATCTAAATCTCTCAGACGAATATTTAAGGATATTTTATGAATTTTCGAAAAAATATAATGAATATAATAAATTAGATGAAAATCAAAGAAAAAGGTTAATTATAGATACAAGAAAAAATCTTTATAAACTAAGTAAAACTCTAGAAAAAGAAAGTTCTAATAATATTTCTAATAATGTTTTTCTTAATAAAGCTGATTCAAATTTGTCTTTTAATTCAGATATTTCATTAATAAAAAATGTTGGAAAAGTTTATACAAATAAGCTTAATGAATTAGGGATATTTCATATAAAAGATCTAATTAATTATTTCCCAAGAACATATCTAGACTATACGAATAGAGTCAAGATAATAAATTTAAAACCAGATAATTTATACACCTGCATCGGAAACGTTAAAAGATTTTATATCCATAAGAGTAAAAAAAATAATAATTTATCAATAATGAATATTTTAGTTTCTGATGAAACGTCTTCAATAAAGGTTACAAAATTTTTTTTAGGAAGAAGATTTAGATCTTACTCCTTCTTCACATCTCAAAAATCTTTGTATACTCCTGGAACCAAATTAGCAATTTCCGGTAAGGTTAAATTGACAGAGTATGGCAAAACTTTTGTAGATCCGCAGATTGAAATTCTTAAGGATAACAACGATAATTTTAATTTCTCAGGAAAAATATTACCCTTGTATTCAATAGGTGAAACATTATCAAATATGAGTTTTATAAAACTTATGAAAAAGGTACTAATTTATGCAAAGCAATATCCAGAAATTTTAAATAAAAAACAACTTGATTCATTATCTTTATTATCAAAAGGAGAGTCTTTGATTAATATTCATTTCCCACCAACTCAACAGGCACTAATTGAGTCAAAAAAACGTTTGGTTTTTGATGAGTTATTCCTACTTCAAATAAAGTTCCTACTTAGAAAACGAAAGACTAATAAAAATGTAATTTCCCGAAAATTACCTCAAAAGAAATCTTTATTAAAAGAATTTTTAAATACTTTTCCTTTTGAATTAACAAAATCACAAGAAAATGTTTTAAATGAAATTAAGAAAGATTTATCTCGTCCCGTCCCAATGTCTAGATTGCTTCAGGGAGATGTGGGAAGCGGTAAAACTATAATTGCAATAGCGTCTCTTTTACTAGTCGTTGAAAAAAATCTGCAAGGTGCATTTATGGTCCCAACTGAGGTATTAGCAGAACAGCATTACAAAAATTTATTAAAATTTTTGAATCCCCTTTTAGTTTCTGTCGAACTACTTACTGGGAATACTCCTCAAAAAAAGAGAAAAGAAATTTTTTCTAATTTGAACAATGGTTTAGTTGATATCCTCGTAGGTACTCATGCATTATTTGAGGATAAAGTCATCTTTAATGCATTAGGCATGGTCGTAATTGATGAACAACATAGATTTGGAGTCACTCAAAGAAATAGATTATTAAATAAAGGAGAAAATACTAACTTGTTATCAATGACAGCAACGCCAATTCCAAGAACTCTTGCGCTTTCTATTTATGGTGATTTAGATGTGAGTCAAATTACAGAACTCCCTCCTGGGAGAGTTCCTATTACAACTAAAATAATTTCAGAAGACGATTTAACTAACTTGTTCAAGATTGTTGAAGATGAGATCAATAAGGGAAAGCAAGCTTATGTGATTTTGCCACTTATAGAAGATTCAGAAAAAATGAATTTAAGCTCCGCAAAGAAAACATTCAAACATTTATCAGAAGAGGTCTTTTTTAACAAAAAAGTTGGTTTATTACATGGCAAATTAAGTTCACAAGAAAAGAATGAAGTAATTAATTCTTTTTTAAAGAATGAAATTAATATATTAGTTTCAACCACAGTAATTGAGGTTGGCATTGATGTGCCTAACGCCACAATTATGATTATTTATAATTCGGAGAGATTTGGGTTGTCCCAGCTACATCAATTAAGGGGGAGAGTTGGTAGAGGATCAACAAAATCTTTTTGTTATCTGGTAACCCCTGATAAACATGGATTAGAAAATAAACGACTTCGCGTTTTGCAAAAATCTAATGATGGCTTTTATATTGCTGAAAAAGACTTGGAGCTTAGAGGACCAGGCCAGATTTTAGGATATAGACAATCCGGATTGCCTGATTTTGTACTGGACAATTTACCTAATAATAAATTTCTTATTGATAAGGCTCGTGAAGAGGCTAATAAGATTGTTAGTGATGATCCTGATTTAAAAGAAAATATTGTTTTAAGGAATATACTTGTTGATAATTCTGATAATAAATTCATTCATGATTTCTTAAATTGA
- the glyS gene encoding glycine--tRNA ligase subunit beta yields MSKYLLEIGTEELPAKFSHSVLKQFKSLIEFELDKKLIKFEHIVVTSTPRRIVLLLEGLVDYAEDKIIERKGPKANSAYLNGCPTNAALGFANSLDIDVGELQIKNTEKGDFVFGKKVEKGLSTKISLSSIIPKLVKSLQGPRFMKWGAGNMKFSRPIRWIASVYNEEILDFELDECDPKIKISNKTKSHRLINEVLEVQNLDDFFELLKRNRVMAIRNERKEKIESLINQASKSLNLKPDLSEGLLNELTDLVEWPELIIGKFSDEFLDLPVEVLSTVMKNHQRYVPLFLKNESFSKLDLSSEKNISTTFCLISNGLEESNNNIAKGNEKVLRARFSDAKFFVESDKKVASINRNEKLKSVSYLKGLGNIFQRVERIEVVAKTILKFLNDKSIEETKIIEAARFCKNDLCSEIVFEFPELQGIMGGKYLKNEGFIEDVCLAVAEHYLPSFYKDALPSTKYGAIVSIADKVETLISIFISGKRPSGSSDPYALRRNLNGVIKIIWDYELDLPLDKLFNELIDFWKIVFPNLNFSRETVFNDLNEFLIQRIVSHLEEMSLSKELIKAVCSSNELSQKRVLNIVDLKNRIKSIINFNEKDNFVKIQKVITRVSKLANNSYLSRDVLSAGDYVNTKLFEKDCELKVFEFIGELEKLFSEDYCNYLELLNLFEKNVNTIEDLFDNKKGVLIMSEDLKIRNNRLNLLSLIRNYSLKIADFTLLNS; encoded by the coding sequence TTGTCTAAATATTTACTTGAGATAGGAACAGAAGAGTTGCCTGCAAAATTTTCTCATTCTGTTCTAAAGCAATTTAAATCTCTAATAGAATTTGAATTGGATAAAAAGTTAATCAAATTCGAACATATAGTTGTTACCTCCACACCAAGGAGAATAGTGCTTCTTCTCGAAGGTTTAGTTGATTATGCAGAAGATAAGATAATAGAAAGAAAAGGGCCTAAAGCAAATTCAGCTTATTTAAATGGATGTCCTACTAATGCTGCTTTAGGATTTGCTAATAGCTTAGATATAGATGTAGGTGAGCTACAAATAAAAAATACAGAAAAGGGTGATTTTGTATTTGGAAAGAAAGTTGAGAAAGGATTATCAACAAAAATTTCTTTGTCTTCGATTATCCCAAAATTAGTAAAGAGTCTTCAAGGCCCTCGATTTATGAAATGGGGGGCTGGGAACATGAAATTTTCAAGACCTATTAGGTGGATTGCCTCTGTTTATAATGAAGAAATTCTTGATTTTGAACTTGATGAATGTGATCCAAAGATCAAAATAAGTAATAAAACAAAAAGTCATAGGCTAATCAATGAAGTTTTAGAAGTTCAGAATCTTGATGATTTTTTTGAATTATTGAAACGAAATAGAGTAATGGCTATTCGAAATGAAAGAAAAGAAAAAATTGAAAGTTTAATAAATCAGGCATCCAAATCTTTAAATCTGAAACCTGACCTTTCAGAAGGATTACTAAATGAACTAACTGATTTGGTTGAATGGCCAGAGTTAATTATTGGCAAATTTAGTGATGAATTTCTAGATCTTCCGGTTGAAGTTCTCTCAACAGTCATGAAAAATCATCAGAGATACGTTCCTCTTTTTTTGAAAAACGAAAGTTTTTCTAAACTAGATTTAAGCTCTGAAAAAAATATTAGTACAACTTTCTGCCTTATTTCAAATGGTCTGGAAGAATCAAATAATAATATTGCCAAAGGTAATGAGAAAGTATTAAGGGCAAGGTTTTCAGATGCAAAATTTTTCGTAGAAAGTGACAAAAAAGTTGCCTCAATCAATAGAAATGAAAAGCTTAAATCCGTTTCATATTTGAAAGGACTTGGAAATATATTTCAGAGGGTAGAAAGGATAGAGGTAGTTGCTAAAACAATTCTTAAGTTTTTAAATGATAAATCTATAGAAGAAACAAAAATAATAGAAGCCGCTAGATTCTGTAAAAACGACTTATGTAGCGAAATTGTTTTCGAATTCCCTGAGCTGCAAGGAATAATGGGTGGTAAATATCTTAAAAATGAGGGATTTATTGAGGATGTTTGCTTAGCTGTCGCTGAACATTATTTACCTTCTTTTTATAAAGATGCTTTGCCATCCACAAAATATGGTGCAATAGTTTCCATAGCAGATAAGGTTGAAACTTTAATAAGTATATTTATTTCTGGTAAACGTCCTAGTGGATCATCTGATCCTTATGCTTTAAGAAGAAATTTGAATGGAGTGATTAAAATAATTTGGGATTATGAACTTGATTTACCTTTAGATAAATTATTCAACGAACTTATTGATTTTTGGAAAATCGTATTTCCGAATTTAAACTTCTCAAGAGAAACAGTATTTAATGATTTAAATGAATTTTTAATTCAAAGAATTGTTAGTCATCTAGAAGAAATGTCACTAAGTAAAGAATTAATAAAGGCCGTTTGCTCTTCTAATGAATTATCTCAAAAAAGAGTATTGAATATTGTTGATCTTAAAAATAGGATTAAATCTATTATCAATTTTAACGAAAAGGATAATTTTGTTAAGATCCAAAAGGTAATTACTAGGGTAAGCAAATTAGCAAATAATAGTTATCTTTCAAGAGACGTTCTCTCAGCAGGAGATTATGTAAACACAAAACTTTTTGAAAAAGATTGTGAATTGAAAGTTTTTGAATTTATTGGAGAATTAGAAAAACTTTTTTCAGAAGATTATTGCAATTATTTGGAACTTTTAAATTTGTTTGAGAAAAATGTAAACACCATCGAGGATTTATTTGATAATAAAAAGGGAGTCCTCATAATGTCAGAGGATTTAAAAATAAGAAATAATAGACTCAATTTGTTGAGCTTAATTAGAAATTATTCTCTTAAAATAGCTGACTTTACACTTTTGAACTCTTAA
- the chlP gene encoding geranylgeranyl reductase, producing the protein MLRVAVIGGGPSGSCAAEILAKAGIKTWLFERKLDNAKPCGGAIPLCMVEEFNLPESIIDRKVRHMRMISPSNREVDISLDRVYGKSDNEFIGMCRREVMDAFMRNRASDLGATLINGLVTSIDTGNNNQGPYKLSYSDFTNGDKKGELKELTVDLLIGADGANSRVAKAMDAGDYKVAIAFQERIKLPKQEMSYYEDLAEMYVGTDVSPDFYGWVFPKYDHVAVGTGTMQKNQSLIKGLQEGVRNRAKKRLVNGEVIKVEAHPIPEHPRPRRVVGRMALVGDAAGYVTKSSGEGIYFAAKSGRMCAEEIVQASKNGQVIPSEKDLKNYLKKWDKKYGTTYKVLEILQNIFYRNDSAREAFVEMCDDMDVQRLTFDSYLYKKVVSMKPLQQLKITMLTLGSILRGKALAPLKYKPVDSAVRENKEVEKMLENYSIKGGIKVKSSKV; encoded by the coding sequence ATGTTGAGGGTAGCTGTTATTGGAGGAGGTCCAAGTGGATCATGTGCTGCAGAAATACTTGCTAAAGCTGGTATAAAAACTTGGCTCTTCGAGAGAAAATTAGATAATGCGAAACCATGTGGAGGAGCTATTCCTCTTTGTATGGTAGAAGAATTTAATTTACCTGAATCAATTATTGATAGAAAAGTAAGGCATATGAGAATGATATCTCCATCAAATAGAGAGGTAGATATAAGTCTAGATAGAGTTTATGGGAAAAGCGACAATGAGTTTATTGGGATGTGCAGAAGGGAGGTTATGGATGCTTTTATGCGTAATAGAGCATCAGACCTTGGGGCCACACTAATTAATGGACTAGTTACTTCTATTGATACTGGCAATAATAATCAAGGGCCATACAAACTCTCCTATTCTGACTTTACGAATGGAGACAAGAAAGGGGAACTTAAGGAGCTTACTGTTGACCTTTTAATCGGAGCTGATGGAGCCAATAGCAGAGTAGCAAAAGCAATGGATGCAGGGGATTACAAAGTCGCTATTGCATTTCAGGAGAGAATTAAACTACCTAAACAAGAGATGAGTTACTACGAAGATCTTGCTGAAATGTACGTCGGTACTGATGTTTCTCCAGATTTTTATGGGTGGGTATTTCCTAAATATGATCATGTTGCAGTGGGTACTGGAACCATGCAAAAGAATCAGTCATTAATTAAAGGACTTCAAGAGGGAGTAAGGAATAGGGCAAAGAAAAGACTTGTTAATGGTGAAGTAATAAAGGTAGAAGCACATCCTATCCCTGAGCATCCAAGACCAAGAAGAGTTGTCGGTAGAATGGCTTTGGTTGGTGATGCAGCTGGTTATGTTACGAAGAGTTCTGGAGAGGGTATTTATTTTGCTGCAAAGAGTGGAAGAATGTGTGCTGAAGAAATTGTTCAGGCATCAAAAAACGGTCAAGTAATTCCGTCAGAAAAAGATTTAAAAAACTATCTTAAAAAATGGGATAAAAAATATGGAACAACTTATAAGGTACTAGAAATACTTCAAAATATTTTCTATAGAAATGATTCTGCGAGAGAAGCCTTTGTTGAAATGTGTGATGACATGGATGTACAAAGACTTACTTTTGATAGTTACTTATACAAAAAAGTTGTATCCATGAAACCTTTGCAGCAGCTTAAAATTACGATGCTTACACTTGGTTCGATTTTAAGAGGGAAAGCCCTAGCACCCCTAAAATATAAACCCGTTGATAGTGCTGTTAGGGAAAATAAAGAAGTAGAAAAAATGCTAGAAAATTATTCAATAAAGGGAGGAATTAAAGTTAAGAGTTCAAAAGTGTAA
- the typA gene encoding translational GTPase TypA, which produces MSSTIKEIRNVAIIAHVDHGKTTLVDALLSQSGIFRDNEVIPTCVMDSNDLERERGITILSKNTAVNYKDTRINIIDTPGHADFGGEVERVLGMVDGCLLIVDANEGPMPQTRFVLKKALEKGLRPIVFVNKIDRPRVVPEIAIDKVLDLFLELGADDDQCDFPYLFGSGLSGFAKEEMESNSDNMMPLFEAIIRHVPPPVGDENKPLQLQITTLDYSDFLGRIVIGKIHNGTIKNGQQASLIKENGKTIKGKVSKLLGFEGLQRIDINEAFAGDIVAVSGFDDVNIGETIACPDSPHPLPLIKVDEPTLNMTFVVNDSPFAGKEGKFVTSRQLKNRLERELLTNVALRVEETDSPDRFSVSGRGELHLGILIETMRREGFEFQISQPQVIFREIDNVECEPIETLVLDVPEVSVGSCIEKLGSRKAEMKNMQTSSDGRTQLEFLVPSRGLIGFRGEFVRITRGEGIMSHSFYEYKPKTGDFETRRNGVLIAFEEGVATFYALKNAEDRGVYFIKPGVKVYKGMIIGENNRPQDLELNICKTKQLTNMRSAGAEELDTLQSPVDITLERALEYIGPDEMLEVTPDSIRMRKINKKKKN; this is translated from the coding sequence ATGTCATCTACGATAAAAGAAATTAGGAATGTCGCAATTATTGCCCATGTAGATCATGGGAAAACAACTCTTGTTGATGCATTGTTATCTCAATCAGGAATATTTAGAGACAATGAAGTCATTCCTACATGTGTAATGGATTCAAATGATCTTGAAAGAGAAAGAGGAATAACAATACTTTCAAAAAATACTGCAGTTAACTACAAAGATACCAGAATTAACATTATAGATACACCAGGACATGCAGATTTTGGAGGAGAAGTCGAGAGGGTTTTGGGAATGGTTGATGGTTGTCTGCTTATCGTTGATGCAAATGAGGGACCTATGCCTCAAACAAGATTTGTTTTAAAAAAAGCATTAGAAAAAGGACTTAGGCCTATAGTTTTTGTAAATAAAATTGATAGACCAAGAGTAGTACCAGAAATAGCAATTGATAAAGTACTGGATTTGTTTCTGGAATTAGGAGCTGATGATGATCAGTGTGATTTCCCTTATCTTTTTGGAAGCGGCCTATCTGGTTTCGCAAAAGAAGAGATGGAATCTAACAGTGACAATATGATGCCTCTTTTTGAAGCTATTATCAGACATGTTCCACCTCCAGTAGGTGATGAAAATAAGCCTCTTCAGCTACAAATAACTACTTTGGACTATTCTGATTTCTTGGGCAGAATTGTAATTGGTAAAATTCATAATGGAACTATAAAAAATGGTCAACAAGCTAGTTTAATTAAAGAAAATGGAAAAACTATTAAAGGTAAAGTTAGTAAACTTCTAGGATTCGAAGGATTACAAAGGATTGATATAAATGAAGCATTCGCAGGTGATATCGTAGCCGTTTCTGGTTTCGATGACGTCAATATTGGTGAGACCATAGCATGTCCCGATTCTCCCCATCCACTTCCATTAATTAAAGTTGATGAACCTACATTAAATATGACTTTTGTTGTTAATGATTCTCCATTTGCGGGTAAAGAAGGGAAATTTGTTACTAGTAGACAATTAAAAAATAGATTGGAAAGGGAACTTTTAACAAATGTTGCCTTAAGGGTCGAAGAAACTGATTCTCCTGATAGATTTTCAGTCTCAGGAAGAGGAGAATTACATTTAGGTATATTGATTGAAACAATGAGAAGAGAGGGGTTTGAGTTTCAAATCTCACAACCTCAAGTAATTTTTAGAGAAATTGATAATGTTGAATGTGAGCCTATTGAGACTTTGGTTTTAGATGTGCCTGAAGTATCCGTTGGTTCATGTATAGAGAAACTTGGATCAAGAAAAGCAGAAATGAAAAACATGCAAACAAGTTCAGATGGGAGAACTCAATTAGAATTTCTTGTGCCATCAAGAGGACTTATTGGATTTCGCGGTGAATTTGTTCGTATAACGAGAGGTGAAGGTATCATGAGTCACTCTTTTTATGAATATAAACCCAAAACAGGAGATTTTGAAACTAGGAGGAATGGAGTTCTTATAGCTTTTGAGGAAGGCGTGGCTACATTTTATGCATTAAAGAATGCTGAAGATAGGGGAGTTTATTTTATTAAACCTGGAGTTAAAGTTTATAAAGGAATGATAATTGGAGAGAATAATCGACCTCAAGATCTCGAGTTGAATATATGTAAAACTAAGCAGTTGACTAACATGAGGTCTGCAGGTGCAGAGGAACTTGATACATTGCAGTCGCCTGTTGATATTACACTTGAAAGAGCACTTGAATATATAGGTCCAGATGAGATGCTAGAGGTTACACCGGATTCGATAAGAATGAGAAAAATAAATAAAAAGAAAAAAAATTAA
- a CDS encoding NADPH-dependent assimilatory sulfite reductase hemoprotein subunit, producing MIKVEKVKKKKDSANEETVCLANGLEVSKFENFKKSSQFLKEPLATELVNESDHFTNDAVQLLKFHGSYQQDNRENRRPGKSKDWQMMLRLRNPGGEVPGKLFLALDELSEKLGNGTLRATTRQAFQMHGIRKENLKEVIQTIVNSMGSTLAACGDINRNVMAPAAPFDSPDYNIARALAKKVADLLTPMAGQGTFLELWADGDLEYTIKPDKDIEAIRKLQFKDNVFSGIKDEPLYGSTYLPRKFKCAVTVPGDNSVDLLTNDIGIVAFTSRDGNLEGCNFYVGGGMGRTHNNEETFARIADPLGYVEEPDVYELIQSIVAIQRDYGDRKSRKNSRMKYLLHRKGIKWFKKILSDKYFKKEIKKIRKEPDKVLIDYLGWHKQNKTSHFVGLPLLSGRLSGEKKNTITSIVKKYNLDLRLTPNQDILLCNIANKNKGEIQKSLSKIGYENLENINEIQRHALACPALPLCGLAMTEAERILPDVLKRIENLLLDLKIQKTILFRMTGCPNGCTRPYMAELALVGSGQNKYQLWLGGSKNLQRLAKPFLQRMELNDLEKTLQPLFDNWKSNLDLDFGDFINTQDENYILNLLNENQ from the coding sequence TTGATCAAGGTTGAGAAAGTAAAAAAGAAAAAAGATTCTGCAAATGAAGAGACTGTTTGTTTAGCAAATGGACTAGAAGTTTCTAAATTTGAGAATTTCAAAAAAAGTAGCCAATTTCTTAAGGAACCACTTGCTACGGAATTAGTTAATGAAAGTGATCATTTTACTAATGATGCAGTTCAGTTATTAAAATTTCATGGTAGTTATCAACAAGATAACAGGGAAAATAGAAGGCCGGGCAAAAGTAAAGATTGGCAAATGATGCTTAGGTTAAGAAATCCAGGTGGTGAAGTTCCTGGGAAATTATTTTTAGCATTAGATGAATTATCTGAGAAACTAGGTAATGGAACACTTAGGGCCACTACAAGACAAGCCTTTCAAATGCATGGAATCAGAAAGGAGAACCTAAAGGAAGTAATTCAAACAATAGTAAATTCAATGGGCTCTACATTAGCTGCATGTGGAGACATAAATAGAAACGTTATGGCTCCTGCAGCTCCATTTGATTCACCAGACTATAATATTGCAAGAGCATTGGCAAAAAAAGTTGCAGATCTTCTCACCCCAATGGCTGGCCAAGGCACTTTTTTAGAACTTTGGGCTGATGGAGATTTAGAGTACACCATAAAGCCTGACAAAGATATTGAAGCAATTAGGAAGCTCCAATTTAAAGATAATGTTTTTAGTGGGATAAAAGATGAGCCTCTTTATGGTTCAACTTATTTGCCGAGAAAATTCAAATGTGCCGTGACAGTTCCTGGGGACAATTCTGTTGATCTTCTTACCAATGACATAGGAATAGTTGCCTTTACTTCTAGAGATGGAAACTTAGAAGGGTGCAATTTTTATGTTGGAGGTGGCATGGGTCGCACACATAATAATGAGGAGACCTTCGCCAGAATTGCAGATCCACTTGGATATGTTGAAGAACCTGATGTTTATGAATTAATACAAAGCATTGTGGCTATTCAAAGAGATTATGGTGATAGAAAATCAAGAAAAAATTCGAGAATGAAATATCTCCTTCATAGAAAAGGTATTAAATGGTTCAAAAAGATACTTTCTGACAAGTATTTCAAAAAAGAAATTAAAAAAATCAGAAAAGAACCTGATAAAGTTCTTATTGATTACCTAGGTTGGCATAAACAAAATAAAACCTCCCATTTTGTAGGTTTACCGTTATTATCAGGTAGATTATCTGGAGAGAAGAAGAATACCATCACAAGTATCGTTAAAAAATATAATTTAGATTTAAGACTCACACCTAATCAAGATATTTTACTTTGTAATATCGCCAATAAAAACAAAGGTGAAATTCAAAAATCTCTATCAAAAATTGGATACGAAAATTTAGAAAACATTAATGAAATTCAAAGACACGCTTTAGCTTGTCCTGCTTTACCTCTTTGTGGTCTTGCAATGACTGAAGCTGAAAGAATATTACCTGATGTACTAAAAAGAATTGAAAATTTACTATTAGATCTAAAAATACAAAAGACAATATTATTCAGAATGACAGGATGTCCGAATGGATGTACCAGGCCTTACATGGCCGAATTAGCACTTGTTGGAAGTGGGCAAAACAAATACCAATTATGGTTGGGGGGAAGTAAAAATCTACAAAGGCTTGCTAAACCATTTTTACAAAGAATGGAACTCAACGATTTAGAAAAAACTCTTCAACCATTATTTGATAATTGGAAGAGTAATTTGGATTTGGATTTCGGAGATTTCATAAATACTCAAGATGAAAATTATATATTGAATTTACTAAATGAAAATCAATAG
- a CDS encoding M15 family metallopeptidase produces the protein MEQNKDLNQFDLPQAKRIYLDNSNSIFLKKLLIISPFLFFLFAIFALRLVRNIEIGSLRNLNFQAQINHDHRILGHLPYAEISKEKLVFIEPNIEVHIDMRDSLLKMRAEAKKDGIYLVFLSGYRSINLQNEIFYSLKSFRNQEAAERARVSAPPGYSEHSTGFAIDIGDATQRETDFETEFENTDAFKWLMKNAAKFHFKLSFSKDNKYIDYEPWHWRYEGSIEALKVFESSNR, from the coding sequence TTGGAACAAAACAAAGATCTAAATCAATTTGATTTACCTCAAGCCAAAAGAATCTACTTAGATAATTCCAACTCAATATTTTTAAAAAAATTATTAATAATTTCTCCATTTCTTTTCTTCCTTTTTGCTATCTTTGCATTGCGTTTAGTTAGAAATATAGAAATAGGATCTCTCCGCAACCTCAATTTTCAGGCTCAAATAAATCATGACCATAGAATTTTGGGCCATTTACCCTATGCTGAAATTTCTAAGGAGAAATTAGTTTTTATTGAGCCAAATATTGAAGTTCATATTGATATGCGTGATTCTTTATTAAAGATGAGAGCCGAAGCAAAAAAGGACGGGATATACTTAGTTTTCTTGAGTGGATATAGATCAATAAATTTGCAAAATGAAATCTTCTATTCCTTAAAATCTTTTAGAAATCAAGAAGCTGCAGAAAGAGCTAGGGTTTCAGCACCCCCGGGCTATTCTGAACATAGTACTGGATTTGCAATTGATATTGGTGATGCTACCCAAAGAGAAACAGACTTTGAGACCGAATTCGAAAATACTGACGCCTTTAAATGGTTAATGAAGAATGCCGCTAAATTTCACTTTAAGTTATCGTTCTCCAAAGATAATAAATATATAGATTATGAACCTTGGCATTGGAGATATGAGGGATCAATTGAAGCTTTAAAAGTTTTTGAAAGTTCAAATAGATAG